The Armatimonadota bacterium genome window below encodes:
- a CDS encoding DegT/DnrJ/EryC1/StrS family aminotransferase: MIPIARPVVTEEDQARVLEVLASGQLSHGDWVERFEAAFAAYVGARFGIATSSGTAALQVVLEAAGIGPGDRVIVPPFTFVATSNAVVHRGAIPVFVDIEEDTFNLDPNRVEDVLRRHRGVRAVLVVHLYGLPARMEALCDLTRRYGVVLIEDAAQAHGAAFRGRRAGSFGDAAIFSFYPTKNITTGEGGMIVTSDEALARRARLLVHAGAQDGTYEYEVVGYNFRMTNLAAALGLSQLERLDVLNEIRRRNAAYLTAHLRDVPGIRTPVEPPEMYHVYNQYTVRAKERDALQEFLAGRGIETRVYYPRPVPATRAYRQVRYEGGPWPETDRACREVLSLPVHPALGPEDLRGIVEAIQAFADSRAVVQK, encoded by the coding sequence ATGATCCCCATCGCGCGGCCCGTGGTGACGGAGGAAGACCAGGCGAGGGTCCTGGAGGTGCTTGCCTCCGGGCAGCTCTCCCATGGGGATTGGGTGGAACGGTTTGAAGCGGCCTTCGCGGCCTACGTGGGGGCGCGCTTCGGGATCGCCACCTCCTCGGGGACCGCGGCCCTGCAGGTGGTGCTGGAGGCCGCGGGCATCGGACCCGGAGACCGGGTGATCGTTCCTCCCTTCACCTTCGTGGCCACCAGCAACGCGGTGGTACACCGGGGCGCGATCCCCGTATTTGTGGACATCGAGGAGGACACCTTTAACCTGGATCCCAACCGGGTGGAGGATGTCCTTCGCCGGCACCGGGGTGTGCGCGCCGTCCTGGTGGTGCACCTGTACGGGCTTCCGGCCCGCATGGAGGCCCTGTGCGACCTCACGCGGCGGTATGGGGTTGTGCTCATCGAGGACGCGGCGCAGGCGCATGGGGCCGCCTTCCGGGGACGGCGGGCAGGGTCCTTCGGGGACGCGGCCATCTTCAGCTTCTACCCCACGAAGAACATCACCACGGGGGAGGGCGGGATGATTGTCACCTCGGACGAGGCCCTGGCCCGCCGGGCACGCCTCCTGGTACACGCGGGAGCCCAGGATGGAACCTACGAGTACGAGGTGGTGGGGTACAACTTCCGGATGACGAACCTGGCGGCGGCCCTGGGCCTTTCCCAGCTCGAGCGGCTGGACGTCCTCAACGAGATCCGCCGGCGCAACGCGGCGTACCTCACCGCGCACTTGCGGGACGTTCCGGGCATCCGGACGCCCGTGGAGCCGCCGGAGATGTACCACGTGTACAACCAGTACACGGTCCGCGCCAAGGAACGGGACGCCCTCCAGGAATTCCTCGCGGGTCGAGGGATTGAGACTCGGGTCTACTACCCGAGGCCCGTTCCCGCCACCAGGGCCTACCGCCAGGTCCGATACGAGGGGGGACCCTGGCCCGAGACGGATCGGGCATGTCGGGAGGTCCTGTCCCTGCCGGTCCATCCCGCCCTCGGCCCGGAGGATCTCCGCGGGATCGTCGAGGCGATCCAGGCCTTCGCGGATTCCCGGGCCGTGGTGCAGAAGTGA
- a CDS encoding SRPBCC family protein: protein MPRVEVQTLIRAPVETVYALAKDVERFPEFMPDLETVRLIARDGHRTTTEWVGRVQGRRIRWVEEDTWDDATHTCTFRQREGDFDRYEGVWTFEPVQTGCRTRLVVEFELSIPLLGPLLANLVLLLMRKNAERMLDALRRRAEEGAPPGPEAEEDRSWR, encoded by the coding sequence ATGCCGCGCGTGGAGGTGCAGACGCTCATACGGGCTCCCGTGGAGACCGTCTATGCCCTCGCGAAGGACGTGGAGCGGTTCCCCGAGTTCATGCCGGATCTGGAGACCGTACGCCTGATCGCGCGGGACGGCCACCGGACCACCACGGAGTGGGTGGGGCGGGTCCAGGGGCGGCGGATCCGGTGGGTGGAGGAAGACACGTGGGACGACGCCACGCACACGTGTACCTTCCGCCAGCGGGAGGGGGACTTCGACCGATACGAGGGCGTGTGGACCTTTGAACCCGTGCAGACGGGGTGCCGGACCCGGCTCGTGGTGGAGTTCGAGCTGAGCATTCCCTTGCTCGGACCGCTGCTCGCAAACCTCGTCCTCCTGCTCATGCGTAAGAACGCGGAGAGGATGTTGGATGCCCTCCGACGACGGGCTGAGGAGGGAGCTCCCCCAGGCCCGGAAGCGGAGGAGGATCGGAGCTGGAGGTGA